A single window of Streptomyces sudanensis DNA harbors:
- a CDS encoding DsbA family protein, producing the protein MNEKNRAGKQSARRRLQIERERERAREKRRRLVLVVAAVAGVLLLAAVAGVIAARTGGKDDTAGKGPVTAPSGAVGEDRLVIPVGAPDAPATLTVWEDFRCPACAMFENGFRETVHELEAAGQLRTEYRFATLIDGNMGGSGSLNAANAAACAQDAGKFSAYHDLLFANQPEEPDDAFADDAKLFELAAKVPGLDTPAFRSCVAEGTHDGWVDASNEAFRAGDFRGTPTVLLNGEPIFPAKDGEQISPANLRKWVAQANEGKKPGTAAPSAGTSAPGTEPGTGPRSEPPGGAGGGADPAH; encoded by the coding sequence GTGAACGAGAAGAACAGGGCAGGGAAGCAGAGCGCCCGCCGGCGGCTCCAGATCGAACGCGAACGCGAACGGGCCCGCGAGAAACGCCGCCGCCTGGTGCTGGTGGTGGCGGCCGTGGCCGGGGTGCTCCTCCTCGCGGCCGTCGCCGGCGTCATCGCGGCCAGGACCGGAGGCAAGGACGACACGGCCGGCAAGGGCCCGGTGACCGCGCCGTCCGGCGCCGTCGGCGAGGACCGGCTGGTCATCCCGGTCGGCGCGCCGGACGCCCCCGCCACGCTGACGGTGTGGGAGGACTTCCGCTGCCCGGCCTGCGCCATGTTCGAGAACGGCTTCCGGGAGACCGTTCACGAGTTGGAGGCCGCCGGGCAGCTGCGGACCGAGTACCGGTTCGCCACGCTCATCGACGGCAACATGGGCGGCAGCGGCTCGCTGAACGCGGCGAACGCCGCGGCGTGCGCCCAGGACGCCGGGAAGTTCAGCGCCTACCACGACCTGCTCTTCGCCAACCAGCCGGAGGAGCCCGACGACGCCTTCGCCGACGACGCGAAGCTGTTCGAGCTGGCGGCGAAGGTACCGGGCCTCGACACCCCGGCCTTCCGCTCCTGCGTCGCCGAGGGCACCCACGACGGCTGGGTCGACGCCTCGAACGAGGCGTTCCGCGCCGGCGACTTCCGGGGCACGCCGACCGTCCTGCTCAACGGCGAGCCGATCTTCCCCGCGAAGGACGGCGAGCAGATCTCCCCGGCGAACCTCAGGAAGTGGGTCGCGCAGGCCAACGAGGGCAAGAAGCCCGGCACGGCGGCACCGTCCGCCGGAACCTCCGCGCCGGGTACGGAGCCCGGGACCGGACCGCGGTCGGAGCCGCCCGGCGGGGCCGGCGGGGGCGCGGACCCCGCGCACTGA